One Rhinoderma darwinii isolate aRhiDar2 chromosome 6, aRhiDar2.hap1, whole genome shotgun sequence DNA window includes the following coding sequences:
- the LOC142655439 gene encoding anterior gradient protein 2-like, whose protein sequence is MQSNLFVCCLLLLCSALGEAATRKPKKQPPADASSTAKSEPEPTEASVTQPKTLSRGWGDSIDWVQTYEEALAKSRETRKPLMVIHHLEDCPFSQDLKKAFAADVMAQKLAQQDFIMLNVVHPVADENQSPDGYYVPRVMFVDPSMTVRTDLAGRYSNRLYAYEAGDIPELITNMKKAKIVLHTEL, encoded by the exons ATGCAGTCCAACTTGTTTGTTTGTTGCCTCCTTCTCCTCTGCTCAGCGCTGGGAGAGGCAGCTACAAGGAAACCAAAGAAGCAGCCACCCGCTGATGCCAGCAGCACAGCCAAATCTGAACCCGAGCCTACAGAGGCCTCTGTCACTCAACCCAAAACCCTCTCCAGAG GCTGGGGTGACAGCATTGACTGGGTTCAGACCTACGAAGAGGCTTTGGCGAAGTCTAGGGAAAC AAGGAAACCGCTTATGGTGATTCATCACCTGGAAGATTGCCCCTTCAGCCAAG ACCTGAAGAAAGCTTTTGCTGCTGATGTTATGGCACAGAAATTGGCTCAGCAGGATTTTATTATGTTAAATGTTGTG CACCCTGTGGCTGATGAGAACCAGTCTCCAGATGGATATTATGTACCCAGAGTCATGTTTGTTG ATCCATCTATGACCGTCAGGACAGATCTAGCAGGAAGATACTCAAACAGACTGTATGCCTATGAAGCCGGTGACATTCCAGAGC TGATTACAAACATGAAGAAAGCAAAAATTGTGCTCCACACAGAATTGTGA